The Akkermansia sp. N21116 genome includes a region encoding these proteins:
- a CDS encoding LysM peptidoglycan-binding domain-containing protein, whose product MFQGKVTRYRSRISEFEDDTPSSTIVRILVGVLLIHLIVIGGVWLRGSLKKDEAETRVNIPVAQNTATQTQEQPQQNQPLQQQQTTAQTQTPTGAPLITDKNSMAEVPPAVSQPHSSSGQEQIPLALPVDGTSGGQAVQPSVASNRPAVSAPTVSRNDQPASSGSVAVIEPGPARHIIATGDTWESIARDNNCTVEGLKTVNPGAVLASGATLVIPMKPGEREKVIQARQEEAIRNADVVYVMKRGDTLSKVARQYKVSVASLQKYNNITDPRKVKIGQEIKIPKQ is encoded by the coding sequence ATGTTTCAGGGCAAGGTAACCCGTTACCGAAGCCGTATTTCCGAGTTTGAGGACGATACTCCCAGCAGCACGATTGTGCGTATTCTGGTGGGCGTGTTGCTCATCCACTTGATCGTGATCGGCGGCGTCTGGTTGCGCGGTTCCTTGAAGAAAGACGAAGCCGAAACCCGGGTCAATATTCCCGTTGCCCAGAATACGGCTACCCAGACGCAGGAGCAGCCTCAGCAAAACCAGCCGCTTCAGCAGCAACAGACGACAGCCCAGACGCAAACTCCGACCGGGGCACCTCTGATCACAGATAAGAATTCTATGGCGGAAGTTCCTCCTGCCGTATCCCAGCCGCATTCTTCCTCCGGACAAGAGCAAATCCCTCTTGCCCTGCCCGTGGATGGAACATCGGGCGGACAGGCGGTTCAGCCGTCCGTTGCCTCGAATCGTCCGGCAGTGTCGGCTCCAACTGTTTCTCGGAATGATCAGCCGGCTTCGTCCGGTTCGGTTGCCGTGATCGAACCTGGCCCTGCCCGTCATATCATCGCAACGGGGGATACCTGGGAAAGTATTGCCAGGGATAATAACTGCACGGTTGAAGGCCTCAAAACCGTCAACCCCGGTGCTGTTCTCGCAAGTGGAGCAACTCTTGTGATTCCCATGAAGCCGGGAGAACGTGAAAAAGTGATCCAAGCGCGTCAGGAAGAAGCAATTCGCAATGCCGATGTCGTTTATGTCATGAAAAGAGGCGATACTTTGTCCAAGGTTGCCCGGCAGTACAAGGTGAGCGTGGCTTCTCTCCAAAAATACAACAACATTACCGATCCCCGCAAGGTGAAGATTGGACAGGAGATTAAAATCCCCAAGCAATAA
- the mraY gene encoding phospho-N-acetylmuramoyl-pentapeptide-transferase, protein MTSSLIQITFAGSDFMGSPLTRSLLACAISFLFVILVGPRVIRELISLKVGQPIRTAEEVHKLAELHGAKAGTPTMGGVLILGGTLLATILCAEWNSVLGTSMAVMLALGGLGFWDDYMKVKKKNSDGVSARVKLAYQWGVSLLAAAFLYVWPDAGSRLPYPELISQLYIPFYGAIDMGWLCIPFCALVLVSASNAVNLTDGLDGLASGCAVTAGVAYAMIAVIVGYPPLAASFSHLPNHPMVLEMSVMMMALVGACLGFLWYNCYPARVFMGDTGSLAIGGALGMAAICTAQELLFVVIGGVFVMEATSVVLQVACFKSRGKRIFRMAPIHHHFELGGWKETQVIVRFWMIGLILAIIGLTCIVIQ, encoded by the coding sequence ATGACTTCATCTCTCATTCAAATCACTTTTGCCGGATCGGACTTCATGGGAAGTCCTTTGACTCGTTCTTTGCTGGCTTGTGCGATTTCTTTCTTGTTCGTCATCCTCGTCGGTCCTCGCGTCATACGCGAGTTGATTTCCCTGAAGGTCGGACAACCGATCCGTACGGCGGAAGAAGTTCATAAACTGGCGGAATTGCACGGGGCCAAAGCCGGGACTCCGACAATGGGCGGTGTCCTGATTCTGGGAGGAACCCTGCTGGCAACTATTCTGTGTGCGGAATGGAACAGTGTGTTGGGCACCAGTATGGCGGTGATGCTGGCTTTGGGTGGATTGGGATTTTGGGATGATTACATGAAGGTTAAGAAGAAGAACTCGGACGGTGTTTCCGCCCGGGTGAAGCTGGCATACCAGTGGGGTGTGAGTTTACTAGCTGCCGCTTTCCTGTATGTCTGGCCCGATGCCGGTTCCCGTCTCCCTTATCCCGAACTGATCAGTCAGCTCTATATCCCGTTTTACGGAGCTATCGACATGGGCTGGCTTTGCATACCGTTTTGCGCCCTGGTACTGGTATCGGCATCCAACGCTGTCAACCTCACGGATGGTTTGGACGGATTGGCATCAGGTTGTGCGGTTACGGCGGGCGTTGCCTATGCCATGATTGCCGTTATTGTGGGGTATCCTCCTCTGGCTGCATCGTTTTCCCACTTGCCAAATCACCCGATGGTGCTGGAAATGAGCGTGATGATGATGGCTCTTGTCGGAGCTTGCCTGGGCTTTCTGTGGTATAACTGTTATCCGGCCAGGGTTTTCATGGGAGATACGGGATCTCTTGCGATTGGGGGTGCATTGGGTATGGCGGCCATTTGTACGGCTCAGGAATTGTTGTTTGTTGTTATTGGCGGGGTTTTTGTGATGGAAGCCACATCCGTCGTTTTGCAGGTGGCCTGCTTCAAATCGCGTGGGAAACGCATTTTCAGGATGGCTCCTATCCATCATCACTTCGAATTGGGAGGCTGGAAGGAAACGCAGGTTATCGTCCGCTTCTGGATGATCGGGCTGATTCTGGCCATAATCGGTTTAACTTGTATCGTTATTCAATAA
- the murC gene encoding UDP-N-acetylmuramate--L-alanine ligase gives MIDELRKRLLDRDHPARIHLIGVAGSGMSGLALILLEMGHQVSGSDRVTSAETERLQGLGLIFSTPHTSVVLDGVEMVIYSSAIRPENATFSAAREKGIPCYRRAECLAAVLNAKKGVIVSGTHGKTTTSSLSAHLLREGRMRPCHYVGAEIPVLGANAHWNENSEYLVAEGDESDGTLVNYIPEHSIVLNVEAEHLDFYRDLDHIKSVFDRLCRQTRGCIFYCAADAGARSVCSKYPNAIGYGWSDADYIATDVHEMRGHTAFTVEFRGEVIGRVELGIPGRHNVLNALAAIAFAREAGVDFDSITRGLASFAGAKRRFETKYLSPSYRIVDDYGHHPTEIAATLQTARSLNPKRLVVLFQPHRYSRTKMLHDDFGKVLQNADQVFVADVYPASELPIEGISGQTIVDAIHRNGPTGTEFLPDLATAHHAVGNFLRPGDLLITLGAGNVHECGTRIAADLAILEDMLRFGGPDIHGCLYEPMRRHTTMGVGGCAQYWMEPESVTAMREVVNYCRERSIPVRMLGRGSNVIVREGGIRGAVIHPFGGEFDAIALNPDKTITAGVGVRLKKLATVAIQAGISGFEWMDGIPGSVGGSLRMNAGAMGADMWSRFVSAICLDDDGEIREHRKEDMVAEYRMIPEFVTSLVLQATFRGTTGPDTEAMQKMVEKNREKRKISQPLGASAGCVFKNPEGIPAGRLIEELGLKGACVGDACVSDVHANFIVNRGHALATDVTELIDLIRAKAKEERGIELKSEAQVIGDREPQF, from the coding sequence ATGATTGATGAATTGAGAAAAAGGCTTTTGGATCGTGATCATCCCGCCCGGATCCACTTGATTGGCGTAGCCGGATCCGGTATGTCCGGTCTGGCTTTGATCCTTCTGGAGATGGGGCATCAGGTGAGTGGTTCCGATAGGGTAACCAGTGCGGAAACGGAACGTCTCCAAGGTTTGGGGCTGATTTTCTCGACTCCTCATACGTCAGTTGTTCTCGACGGAGTGGAAATGGTTATCTACTCCAGTGCTATCCGCCCGGAAAATGCTACATTCAGCGCTGCCCGGGAGAAAGGCATTCCTTGTTACCGCCGTGCCGAATGCCTGGCCGCTGTCTTGAATGCCAAGAAAGGCGTCATCGTTTCCGGTACGCACGGGAAAACGACGACTTCTTCATTATCTGCCCATTTGCTTCGCGAGGGGCGCATGAGGCCCTGCCATTACGTCGGAGCAGAAATCCCCGTTCTGGGTGCCAATGCCCACTGGAATGAAAACAGCGAATACCTTGTCGCTGAAGGAGATGAAAGCGACGGAACTCTCGTCAATTACATTCCCGAACATTCTATCGTTTTGAATGTGGAAGCCGAGCACCTCGACTTTTACCGCGATTTGGATCACATTAAGAGCGTGTTTGATCGCTTGTGCCGACAAACGAGGGGATGTATTTTTTATTGTGCCGCAGATGCCGGCGCCCGCAGCGTATGTTCCAAGTATCCGAATGCGATCGGATATGGATGGTCGGATGCGGATTACATTGCGACCGATGTCCATGAAATGCGCGGACATACGGCCTTTACCGTCGAGTTCCGGGGTGAGGTAATCGGTCGTGTTGAGTTGGGCATTCCAGGAAGACATAATGTCCTCAATGCTTTGGCCGCGATTGCATTTGCACGTGAGGCCGGTGTGGATTTTGATTCGATCACGCGCGGTCTTGCCTCATTTGCAGGGGCTAAGAGAAGGTTTGAGACCAAGTATCTGTCCCCTTCCTACCGCATTGTGGACGATTACGGTCATCATCCCACGGAGATTGCCGCGACTTTGCAGACAGCCCGCTCTCTGAATCCCAAGCGTCTTGTCGTGTTGTTCCAGCCTCATCGTTATTCGCGTACGAAGATGCTTCATGATGATTTCGGGAAGGTGCTGCAGAATGCCGACCAAGTATTCGTAGCCGATGTCTACCCCGCGAGCGAACTTCCGATCGAAGGTATTAGCGGTCAGACGATCGTGGACGCTATCCACCGTAACGGGCCGACAGGTACGGAGTTCCTTCCAGATCTGGCGACGGCTCACCATGCCGTGGGCAACTTCCTCCGGCCCGGGGACCTTCTGATTACTTTGGGGGCCGGCAATGTCCATGAATGCGGTACGAGAATTGCTGCGGACCTGGCCATTCTGGAAGATATGTTACGTTTTGGAGGCCCGGATATCCATGGTTGTCTGTATGAGCCTATGCGTCGTCATACTACGATGGGAGTTGGCGGATGCGCCCAGTATTGGATGGAACCGGAGAGTGTGACTGCTATGCGCGAAGTCGTTAACTATTGCCGTGAACGGAGTATCCCTGTTCGCATGCTGGGGCGCGGCTCCAATGTCATTGTGCGCGAAGGAGGAATCCGTGGTGCCGTCATTCATCCCTTCGGGGGGGAATTCGATGCTATTGCTCTGAACCCGGACAAGACGATTACCGCCGGTGTCGGTGTGCGTTTGAAAAAGCTGGCGACCGTAGCCATCCAGGCCGGTATTTCCGGATTTGAGTGGATGGATGGCATTCCAGGTAGTGTCGGGGGTAGTCTTCGCATGAACGCTGGAGCTATGGGGGCCGACATGTGGAGCAGATTCGTGTCTGCCATCTGCCTGGATGACGACGGAGAAATCCGGGAGCACAGAAAGGAAGACATGGTGGCCGAGTACAGAATGATTCCCGAGTTTGTGACGAGCCTTGTTCTGCAAGCGACCTTCCGGGGAACGACAGGTCCGGATACGGAGGCCATGCAAAAGATGGTTGAAAAAAACCGTGAAAAGAGGAAAATCTCACAGCCTCTCGGTGCTAGCGCAGGGTGTGTGTTCAAGAACCCGGAGGGAATCCCGGCCGGTCGTCTGATTGAAGAACTCGGCCTCAAGGGGGCCTGCGTAGGTGATGCCTGCGTATCTGATGTCCATGCCAACTTTATCGTCAACCGGGGGCATGCCCTGGCGACTGATGTGACGGAACTGATTGATCTGATTCGTGCGAAAGCCAAAGAGGAACGTGGAATCGAATTGAAAAGCGAAGCCCAGGTCATCGGCGATAGAGAACCACAATTTTAG
- the murD gene encoding UDP-N-acetylmuramoyl-L-alanine--D-glutamate ligase → MNLQSLKVAVLGAGRSGKAAALLAKSRGADVCVFDSASVSEWHEIVPLVEHAGNEDAERFGADLVVMSPGVEPDCPFALAFSSRAGECIGEFEFSARFYQGRIIAITGTNGKTTTTALIEKILLSAGLKAVACGNYGIPVSELLLRNEIPEVLALESSSFQLAGIRDFHPDVAVWLNFAPDHMDRYRSVEDYRNDKLHIFDNQTEADWAVVRAGENLPALKARTLTFSTEGLPATLTCRDGVVMESDSIVVDLTETLMNQTHNTENVMAAFLACRALGVDEDVILAAIRGFTPPGHRCELVRYLDGVMWLNDSKATNLHALVAAIKSQKAPVVLIAGGKDKGLDYVSLLPLLREKVRAAVVFGQIREQLYSEFSPVVPTYRESDVEACVRRAQKLAQPGDIVLFSPGTSSFDMFTGYVQRGQVFRTAVLALTSQQ, encoded by the coding sequence ATGAATCTTCAATCGTTAAAGGTTGCCGTGCTCGGCGCGGGCCGTAGTGGAAAAGCCGCCGCACTTCTGGCCAAGAGCCGGGGTGCGGATGTGTGCGTTTTTGATTCTGCTTCCGTGAGTGAGTGGCATGAAATTGTACCGTTGGTCGAACATGCCGGAAATGAGGACGCCGAACGCTTTGGCGCTGATTTGGTGGTCATGTCTCCCGGAGTGGAACCCGACTGCCCATTTGCCTTGGCTTTTTCCAGCCGTGCCGGAGAATGTATTGGAGAATTTGAATTTTCCGCCCGTTTTTACCAAGGCCGCATTATTGCCATTACCGGTACGAATGGCAAAACGACGACGACGGCGCTGATTGAGAAAATTCTGCTTTCCGCCGGGTTGAAAGCCGTAGCTTGCGGTAACTACGGGATCCCGGTTTCGGAATTGCTTTTGCGGAACGAAATACCGGAAGTTCTGGCATTGGAATCGAGTTCGTTCCAGTTGGCCGGTATCCGCGATTTCCACCCCGATGTGGCCGTCTGGCTGAATTTTGCTCCGGACCACATGGACCGGTATCGATCCGTTGAGGATTACCGCAACGACAAATTGCACATATTCGATAATCAGACGGAAGCCGACTGGGCTGTCGTCCGTGCCGGAGAAAATCTCCCGGCACTGAAAGCCCGTACGCTGACTTTCTCTACGGAAGGTTTGCCTGCAACGCTGACCTGCCGCGACGGTGTCGTTATGGAAAGCGATTCCATTGTCGTGGATCTTACGGAAACCCTGATGAATCAGACGCACAACACGGAGAACGTGATGGCTGCCTTCCTGGCCTGCCGTGCGCTGGGTGTGGATGAGGACGTTATCCTTGCCGCCATCCGCGGATTTACACCTCCTGGACACCGTTGCGAATTGGTTCGTTATCTGGACGGAGTGATGTGGCTGAATGATTCCAAGGCGACCAATCTGCATGCTCTTGTGGCGGCGATCAAGTCGCAGAAAGCGCCTGTGGTGTTGATTGCCGGAGGCAAAGACAAGGGGCTGGATTATGTGTCGCTGCTCCCCTTACTCCGTGAAAAAGTCCGTGCGGCAGTTGTATTCGGGCAGATCCGGGAACAGTTGTATTCTGAGTTTTCTCCGGTCGTTCCTACTTACCGGGAAAGCGATGTCGAAGCCTGCGTCCGGCGGGCTCAGAAACTTGCACAGCCGGGAGACATTGTTTTGTTTTCCCCGGGAACCTCTTCATTTGATATGTTTACCGGATACGTCCAACGCGGACAGGTATTCCGGACCGCCGTATTAGCATTAACCTCTCAACAGTAG
- the murG gene encoding undecaprenyldiphospho-muramoylpentapeptide beta-N-acetylglucosaminyltransferase, translated as MNESQGKNLSVVIACGGTGGHLFPGIAVAQILKKKGYRVTLLISRKKVDAQATEQYGDLDFKTVEAVAMPKIPSIGMFKFFFLMWKTWRSCKAILKEVQADVVVGMGGFTSMPPVVIGKRMGLRTYVHDSNALPGKANRMTSRWCDNVLLGMEEACHYFDKGKSIVTGTPVRMELEKVLPREQAYEQLGFRPKGKLVLAMGGSQGARNLNTLTIEAAGECRDLCEFLVITGTSDYERVKEMCAGLDNVHLMAFCSCMGAAYSAADVVISRSGASSLTELAHIGKTSLLVPYPFAADDHQAHNARVFSSHKAARVCREESLTSETIVGFLKELLTDDKLLCEMESAAKRLDVPDAADRIVAVVENNNAPEKND; from the coding sequence ATGAATGAGAGCCAAGGAAAAAATCTAAGTGTCGTGATAGCCTGCGGAGGAACCGGGGGCCATCTGTTCCCTGGTATTGCCGTCGCGCAGATACTGAAAAAGAAGGGATATCGGGTGACTCTGCTCATTTCCCGCAAGAAAGTCGATGCCCAGGCGACGGAACAATATGGGGATTTGGATTTCAAGACGGTGGAAGCCGTCGCCATGCCTAAGATCCCTTCGATCGGCATGTTCAAGTTTTTCTTCCTCATGTGGAAGACATGGCGCAGTTGTAAGGCTATATTGAAGGAAGTGCAGGCAGATGTCGTCGTCGGCATGGGCGGTTTTACTTCTATGCCTCCGGTCGTGATTGGCAAAAGAATGGGATTGAGGACGTATGTCCACGATTCCAATGCCCTGCCCGGAAAAGCGAACCGGATGACCTCCCGGTGGTGTGACAATGTCCTGCTGGGGATGGAGGAGGCGTGTCACTATTTCGACAAAGGAAAATCTATCGTGACGGGTACTCCCGTCAGAATGGAACTGGAAAAAGTCCTTCCCAGGGAACAAGCTTACGAACAACTCGGTTTTCGTCCCAAGGGGAAACTCGTTTTGGCGATGGGCGGTTCCCAGGGGGCACGCAATCTCAATACCTTGACGATTGAAGCTGCCGGAGAATGCCGTGATTTGTGCGAATTTCTCGTGATTACGGGGACGTCTGATTATGAACGGGTCAAGGAAATGTGTGCGGGATTGGACAATGTTCACCTGATGGCCTTCTGTTCCTGCATGGGGGCGGCGTATAGCGCGGCGGATGTGGTGATTTCGCGTTCGGGGGCTTCCAGTTTAACGGAACTGGCCCATATCGGAAAAACATCCCTGCTGGTTCCGTATCCATTTGCCGCTGATGACCACCAGGCTCATAATGCCCGGGTCTTTTCATCCCACAAGGCTGCTCGCGTTTGTCGTGAAGAATCGCTGACGAGTGAAACGATTGTCGGATTTTTGAAAGAATTGTTGACGGATGACAAGCTCCTGTGCGAGATGGAGTCCGCCGCAAAGCGGCTTGATGTTCCCGATGCCGCCGACCGCATCGTTGCCGTGGTTGAAAACAATAATGCCCCAGAGAAGAATGATTGA
- a CDS encoding UDP-N-acetylmuramoyl-L-alanyl-D-glutamate--2,6-diaminopimelate ligase encodes MKLKTLLKSLPGCRVAGSEEVNISRVEVDSRKVQPGTCYIAIPGTRVNGADFIPAAVRQGARAVISEKAAPADLDAKVSWVRVTDAHRAAGVLAAAWHKFPSRAMKVVGVTGTNGKTTTSYMVQALFRKCWDRAGLIGTVVCDNGCERYPSVQTTPGPLELADMMEQMVDNGCRGVVMEVSSHALSQQRVAGVEFDIGIFTNLTQDHLDYHKTMEDYFMAKASLFEQMASQGGRKKPVALVNVDDAYGRRLVEMFSSRLTVKTFGSSFAADFRMIPHHISARGSEFELVYKNRSYLVRLPLIGRFNMYNGLAALAGAVCAGIPVREAVAALVDCPQVPGRMELAGNRENVHAFVDYAHTPDALENVCKTLKELCTGKLITVFGCGGDRDKGKRPRMGAVAARYSDFCIVTSDNPRSETPEDIIRDIISGMPEKGVVAIADRAEAIKQAAALAAKSDIILIAGKGHETYQEFADGRIDFNDFVHIRRALMPETGTLEQ; translated from the coding sequence ATGAAACTGAAGACATTGTTAAAATCCCTGCCCGGTTGCCGGGTTGCCGGTTCCGAAGAAGTCAACATTTCACGCGTTGAAGTGGACAGCCGCAAGGTTCAGCCGGGAACATGCTATATTGCCATACCGGGAACCAGGGTGAACGGGGCGGATTTTATCCCTGCGGCAGTACGCCAGGGAGCCCGTGCCGTCATTTCCGAAAAAGCAGCTCCTGCCGATTTGGATGCCAAGGTCTCTTGGGTTCGTGTCACGGATGCCCACAGGGCGGCAGGCGTGCTTGCCGCGGCTTGGCATAAATTCCCCTCTCGGGCTATGAAGGTAGTCGGAGTGACGGGAACGAACGGAAAAACGACAACTTCTTATATGGTGCAGGCCTTGTTCCGCAAGTGCTGGGACCGTGCCGGATTGATCGGTACTGTCGTGTGCGACAATGGCTGCGAACGCTATCCTTCCGTGCAGACGACTCCCGGTCCCCTGGAACTTGCGGACATGATGGAACAGATGGTGGATAACGGGTGCCGCGGCGTTGTCATGGAAGTTTCTTCCCATGCCTTAAGCCAGCAGCGTGTGGCCGGAGTGGAATTCGATATAGGCATTTTCACCAATTTGACCCAGGATCATTTGGACTACCACAAGACCATGGAGGATTACTTTATGGCGAAAGCGTCCCTTTTCGAACAAATGGCATCCCAGGGCGGTCGGAAAAAACCTGTTGCCTTGGTCAATGTGGATGACGCCTATGGTCGCAGACTGGTTGAGATGTTTTCTTCCAGACTGACGGTTAAAACGTTTGGTTCGTCTTTTGCTGCCGATTTCCGGATGATTCCTCATCATATTTCCGCGAGGGGCAGTGAATTCGAGCTGGTTTACAAAAACAGGTCCTATTTGGTGCGTTTGCCTTTGATCGGACGGTTTAACATGTACAATGGCCTGGCTGCTCTTGCCGGAGCCGTTTGTGCCGGAATCCCTGTTCGCGAAGCGGTTGCAGCTTTGGTCGACTGTCCGCAGGTTCCAGGAAGAATGGAGCTTGCCGGCAACCGCGAAAACGTACATGCGTTTGTCGATTATGCCCATACGCCGGATGCTTTGGAGAATGTCTGTAAGACGCTCAAGGAACTTTGCACCGGTAAGTTGATTACCGTGTTCGGGTGCGGAGGCGACCGCGACAAGGGCAAACGTCCCCGGATGGGAGCTGTGGCTGCCCGCTATTCGGATTTTTGTATTGTGACTTCCGACAATCCCCGGAGCGAGACTCCGGAGGACATCATCCGCGACATCATTTCCGGCATGCCGGAGAAGGGCGTTGTCGCGATTGCCGATCGTGCCGAAGCCATCAAGCAAGCTGCGGCACTGGCTGCCAAAAGCGATATTATCCTGATCGCCGGCAAGGGACATGAAACCTATCAGGAATTTGCCGATGGACGAATTGACTTCAACGATTTTGTCCATATCCGCCGTGCTCTGATGCCCGAAACCGGGACTCTGGAGCAATAA
- the murF gene encoding UDP-N-acetylmuramoyl-tripeptide--D-alanyl-D-alanine ligase produces the protein MYNLTSSQLACIIQGTLFSGAGDCVLGGTVGTDSRVVEKGMIFFALSGEKFDGNAFASEAASRGASAVVVSRPVEVDSSDCAVIVVEDTLVALQQLAGWWRDCLSSLVVVGVTGSSGKTSTKDLTLGVLSQAFRVTATKGNFNNHIGVPLSILKGSPQDTAAIWEMGMNHAGELSPLCAMTRPFVGLISSIGSAHIEFLGSRDAIAEEKCTLARSLPEDGAMIYPADCDYARLIRSSTKARCIAVGIGMGDVRAENVSFDEHGSRYTLVIDGFCRREVRLNVHGRHMVSNSLLAAATGWFLGMEADAIARGLAEASLTGGRLRCFVDRGVLVVDDTYNANPESMVAALDTLSMMNGVKGRRWAVLGRMGELGDFADEAHRRVGEHAAQCGLDALVCVGPEMSGMAEAARDMPVSVQFDTREAAAAWLKDQILPGDTVLFKGSRSSSMELVMNQIFSDQP, from the coding sequence ATGTATAACCTGACCTCCTCGCAATTGGCCTGCATCATCCAGGGAACTTTGTTCTCGGGAGCGGGAGATTGCGTCCTTGGCGGTACGGTTGGTACGGATAGCCGGGTTGTGGAGAAGGGAATGATCTTTTTTGCCTTGAGCGGAGAGAAGTTCGACGGTAACGCATTTGCTTCCGAGGCTGCATCCAGGGGGGCTTCGGCCGTTGTGGTAAGCCGTCCCGTCGAAGTGGATTCCTCGGACTGCGCGGTGATTGTGGTGGAAGATACGCTGGTTGCCTTGCAACAACTGGCCGGTTGGTGGCGGGATTGCCTGTCTTCGCTGGTGGTCGTCGGCGTGACAGGTTCCAGTGGTAAAACATCGACGAAAGATCTGACACTTGGAGTCCTTTCCCAGGCTTTCCGGGTGACGGCGACGAAGGGTAATTTCAACAACCATATCGGCGTTCCTCTCAGCATTTTGAAGGGATCTCCTCAGGATACCGCCGCCATTTGGGAGATGGGGATGAACCACGCAGGGGAATTGTCTCCTTTGTGTGCGATGACCCGCCCCTTCGTCGGCTTGATTTCGTCGATTGGTTCGGCCCATATTGAATTTCTCGGTTCCCGGGACGCCATTGCGGAAGAAAAATGTACGTTGGCGCGGAGCTTGCCTGAAGACGGTGCCATGATTTATCCGGCGGATTGCGATTATGCCCGGTTGATTCGTTCCTCGACGAAGGCTCGTTGCATTGCCGTCGGGATAGGAATGGGCGATGTCCGGGCGGAAAATGTTTCCTTTGATGAACATGGGTCGCGCTATACCTTGGTTATTGACGGATTCTGCCGCCGGGAAGTGCGGTTGAATGTCCATGGCCGCCATATGGTGTCCAATTCTCTGCTGGCTGCGGCAACGGGTTGGTTTCTCGGAATGGAGGCGGATGCGATTGCCAGAGGGCTTGCCGAAGCCTCATTGACAGGAGGGCGCCTGAGATGTTTTGTCGACCGCGGGGTTCTTGTCGTGGATGACACCTACAATGCCAATCCGGAATCCATGGTTGCCGCCTTGGATACCCTGTCTATGATGAATGGGGTGAAGGGACGCCGCTGGGCTGTTCTTGGCAGGATGGGAGAGTTGGGCGACTTTGCCGATGAAGCCCACCGCCGTGTCGGCGAGCATGCTGCACAATGTGGTTTGGACGCATTGGTTTGCGTCGGTCCGGAAATGTCCGGCATGGCGGAAGCCGCCCGTGATATGCCCGTGTCCGTACAGTTCGATACCCGTGAAGCCGCCGCCGCGTGGCTGAAAGACCAAATCTTACCTGGGGATACCGTTTTGTTCAAAGGGAGCCGCTCTTCCAGCATGGAACTTGTAATGAACCAAATTTTCAGTGACCAACCATGA
- a CDS encoding putative peptidoglycan glycosyltransferase FtsW has protein sequence MSSKVSIILVWFSVIVLLVVGLVMVASTGVWVEPEDDQYGMLYKQMLFSGFGLIGALLLARMNYEFFRKYIWLIIGFACLLLALCYVPGIGREINGERRWINLGIQFQPSECAKICTMMLLAHWYALHRDVASKFIGGFIKPGILFGIPLLLIFFEKDMGTASALGVAGLCVMFAAGANVWYLLGTIVVGFGGLYYMVQTNANRLERIRAWTDLAAYSDGAGLQQFRAMLGMQRGGIEGIGLGNSVEKHGTLPFAHTDFIFAPLGEEFGLIGTMTVLLCFSLFAFAGMSVAMQTNDRYGRLLAVGIVALVFCPAMLNIAVVTAALPNSGLPLPFISFGGTNLIFTLGAIGMLTSIQRHSYTPPPAYEFSRRDDRSVDLRL, from the coding sequence ATGTCATCCAAGGTCAGCATTATTCTTGTTTGGTTTTCTGTCATTGTCCTGCTTGTGGTAGGACTGGTGATGGTTGCCAGTACGGGAGTTTGGGTTGAACCCGAGGACGATCAATACGGAATGTTGTACAAACAGATGCTCTTCTCCGGTTTCGGTTTGATTGGAGCTCTTCTGTTGGCTCGCATGAATTATGAGTTCTTCCGCAAATATATCTGGCTAATTATCGGATTTGCCTGCTTGTTGCTGGCATTGTGCTATGTCCCCGGCATTGGTCGGGAGATTAACGGGGAACGCCGCTGGATTAACCTCGGCATCCAGTTCCAGCCGAGTGAATGTGCTAAGATCTGTACGATGATGCTACTGGCTCACTGGTATGCCTTGCACCGGGATGTCGCTTCCAAGTTTATTGGCGGGTTCATCAAGCCGGGCATTCTATTCGGTATTCCCTTGTTGTTGATCTTTTTTGAAAAGGATATGGGGACTGCCTCGGCTTTGGGAGTTGCCGGATTATGCGTCATGTTTGCCGCTGGAGCCAATGTCTGGTATCTGTTGGGGACAATTGTAGTCGGATTCGGAGGTCTTTACTACATGGTGCAGACCAACGCCAACCGGTTGGAGCGTATTAGAGCCTGGACGGATTTGGCCGCTTATAGTGACGGAGCGGGACTTCAGCAATTCCGGGCGATGCTGGGAATGCAGCGCGGTGGTATTGAAGGGATTGGTCTTGGTAATAGCGTGGAAAAGCATGGAACACTTCCTTTTGCTCATACCGATTTTATTTTTGCTCCTTTGGGCGAGGAATTCGGGTTGATCGGCACGATGACCGTGCTGTTGTGTTTTTCCCTGTTTGCTTTTGCCGGCATGTCCGTGGCCATGCAGACGAACGACCGTTACGGTCGCTTGCTGGCGGTGGGCATTGTTGCTCTTGTTTTTTGTCCGGCCATGTTGAATATCGCTGTGGTGACGGCTGCCTTGCCCAATTCCGGCCTTCCTTTGCCATTTATCAGTTTTGGCGGGACGAACTTGATTTTTACACTGGGAGCCATCGGTATGTTGACGAGTATCCAGAGGCATTCTTATACGCCGCCTCCTGCGTATGAATTTTCGAGAAGAGATGACAGATCCGTAGACCTAAGATTATGA